The segment GACGATCGCGATCCATCCCATGATGTATCTGGCACTCTCCTACGACCATCGCATCATCGACGGGGTCACTGGCAACAGCTTCCTGTACCGCGTGGCGCGCGTGCTGGAAGCGGCGGAGTTCGAGCTCTGATGGCGATTGCAGCAGCCGACCAACTCACGATGTACCGCAAGATGGTGCTGATCCGTCGCTTCGAGGAAGGCGTCGCGGAGGCCTACGCCGACGGCTTCATCGGCGGCTTCACGCACCTCTACATCGGCCAGGAGGCCGTGGCGACGGGCTCGATCTCGGCGCTGAACCACGACGACTACGTGATCGGCACCTACCGCGTCCACGCGCACGCGCTGTGTCGAGACACTTCGCCGCGCGCGCTCATGTCCGAGCTCTACGGGCGCTCCACGGGCATCTGCAAGGGCAAGGGCGGCTCGATGCACTTCTTCGACGCGTCGAAGTACATGCTCGGCGGCTACGGCATCGTGGGCGGCAACCTGCCCATCGGCGTGGGCGCAGCGCTGTCGATGCAAATGCAGCAGCAGGACCGCGTGGTCATGAACTTCTTCGGCGACGGCGCCTCGAACCAGGGCGTGTTCCACGAGGCGCTGAACATGGCCAAGCTGTGGAACCTGGGAGTCATCTTCGTCTGCGAGAACAACTTCTACGGCATCGGCACCGACGTGCGCACCTCGTCGGCGTTCAACGAGATCTACAAGAAGGCCCAGGGCTACGGCATTCCGGGCCACGTCGTGAACGGCATGGACGTGCTCGCGGTGCGCGAGAAATGCGAGGAGCTGGTCAGATTCTCGCGCCAGGGCGGCGGGCCGGTGCTGCTCGAGGCGCGCTGCTACCGCTACCAGGGTCACTCCATGACCGACGCGGGGAAATACCGCAGCGTGGCCGAGGCCGAGCTGTGGAAGAAGCGCGACCCGATCCCCCGGCTCGCGAAGTCGATGCTCGAGGCGGGCATCGTGGACCGCGCGAAGCTCGAGCAGATCCAGCAGGAAGTGAACGAGACGGTCGAGGACGCCATGCGCTTCGCCGAGGCGAGCCCGCGCCCTTCGCCCGAAGCGCTGTACGAAGACCTGTACGTGGAGGGTCCCGTTGCCTGAGCTGCGCTACTACGAGGCCGTTCAGCGCGCGCTCGCCGAGGAGATGGCGCGCGACGAGCGAGTGTTCATCCTGGGCGAAGACGTGGGTCTGGTCGGCGGCACGTTCCGCGCGACCGAGGGACTCATGGCCGAGTTCGGCGCGCGCCGCGTGCGAGACACTCCGATCGCCGAGGCCGCGATCATCGGCGTGGCGATCGGCGCTGCCATGACCGGGCTGCGGCCCGTGGCCGAGCTGATGACGCTCAACTTCGGCATCGTGGCGATGGACCAGATCATCAACCACGCCTCGAAGATCAGCTACATGTTCGGCGGGCAGGTGCACCTGCCGCTGGTGATTCGCGCCGCGGCCGGCGGCGGCACGCAGAAGGGCGCGCAGCACTCGCACTCGATCGAGTCGTGGTTCGTCAACGCCCCGGGCATCCGCGTGGTGCTGCCCTCGACGCCCTACGACCTCAAGGGATTGTTGAAGACCGCGATCCGCTGCGACGACCCCGTGCTCTTCATCGAGCACGAGATGCTCTACAACACCAAGGGCGAGGTGCCCGACGAGGAGTATCTCCTGCCGTTCGGCGTGGCCGACATCAAGCGTCCCGGCCGCGACGTCACGATCGTGGCCTGGTCCAAGATGGTGCACGAGGCGCTGAAGGCCGCCGAGCTGCTCGCGGCCGAGGGCATCGAGGCGGAAGTCGTCGACCCGCGCACGCTCGACCCGCTCGACCTGGATACGATCCTCGCCTCGGTCATGCGCACGCGGCGTGCGGTCGTGGCCGAGGAAGGCTGGCGCAAGGTGGGCGTGGGGGCCGAGATCTCGTCGCAGATCCAGGAGGCGCTGTTCTACGAGCTCGAGGCGCCGGTGCAGCGCGTGGGCGCCGCCAACGTGCCCACGCCCTACGCTTCGAACCTCGAGAGACTCGCGCTCCCCGACGCGCAGCGCATCGTCGACGCCGTCCTCAAGATCACGCTCTAGCTCGGAGACACTCCCGATGCCCAAGCAAATCCGCATGCCGAAGCTCTCGGACACGATGGAAGAGGGCCGGCTCATCGCCTGGCGCAAGAAGGTCGGCGACAAGGTGAAGCGCGGCGAGGTGCTCGCCGAGATCGAGACCGACAAGGCCGACATGGAGTTCGAGGCCTACACCGAGGGCACGCTGGCGCAGATCGTGGTCGAGGCGGGCGCGACCGTGCCGGTGGGCACGCTGATCGCCGTGCTGCGCCTGCCGGGCGAGCCCGAGGACGCAGTGACTGCCGTTGCGCCCGAGGCGGCGCAGCCCAAGGCGGCCGCTGCGGCGGCGCCCGCGCCCGCGGCTCCGCGACCTGCGGCGCCCGCCGCGGCTCCGAAGCCCGCACCCGCGCCGCGCCCCGCGTCCCCCGCGCCGGCACCGGCGCGCGTGGAGCTGCCGCCGGCGCCGCCCGGCGAGCGAGTGACTCCGGTGTTCGCGCCCGACGACGACCGGCTGCGCGCGACGCCGCGCGCGCGCCGCATCGCCGAGGAGAGGTCGATCGACCTGTCGGAAGTCACCGGCAGCGGCCCGGCCGGCGCGATCCTGGTCGCGGACCTCGAGGCGTATCTCGCCCAGCTCGAGGGCCAGGCTCCGGACTCCGACGGCGTGCGCGCCACTCCGCTCGCGCTGAAGATGGCGAGCGAAGAGGGCACCGACCTCGAGGCCGTGAAGGGCAGCGGACCGGGCGGCCGCATCACCAAGTCCGACCTGCTGGCGCACTGGAAGCGCGAGAAGGCGCACTCCAAGGAGCGCGAGTCGGTGCTGTACCGGGGCACGGTGCAGCTGTCGCAGAAGCGCAAGGCGCTGATCCGCAACATGGTGCGCAGCAAGGCCGAGGCGCCGCACTTCTACATCCAGATGGACGTGGCGACCGAGGCGCTGCGCGACCTGCGCGATCAGCTGAACCGCGACGCCGGCGACAAGCGCCCGCGACTCACCTACACGCACCTCATGTTGAAGGCAGCGGCGGTCGCGCTCGAGCGGCACCCGTGGGTCAACGCGACCTACCGGCCCGAGGAGAACGACATTGCGCTCTACGACGCGATCAACGTCGGGCTCGCCGTCGACGTGCAGGACGAGCTGGTCGCGCCGACGGTGAAGGACTGTCAGGGACGCACGGTGTGGCAGCTCGCCGAGGAGGCGAACTCGCTGATCCAGCGCGCGCGCATGCGCAAGCTGCAGCCCGCGGACTACGCGGACGGCACGTTCACCATTTCGAACCTGGGCATGTTCGGCGTGGACCGCTTCTACGCGATCATCACGCCGCCCCAGAGCTCGATCCTGTCGGTCGCCTCGATCGGCGACCGGCCGGTGGTGCGCGAGGGGCGGATCGAGATCGGCGCGATGACCACGCTCGGCCTGGCGGTCGACCACCGCGTGATCGACGGCGTGCGCGCCGCCCACTTCCTGGCGGAGATCAAGAAGCTGATCGAGTCTCCGCGCGACCTCGCTCAGGATGGAAACGATCTCAGTCACTGAGTCGCTCGAGGTCCGCCGCCTGGGCCGTGTGCCCTATGGCGACGCGCTCGCGCTGCAGGAGTCGCTGCGCGAGGCGCTGCGCTGCGGCGAGGCGCGCGAGACGGTGCTCCTGCTCGAGCACCCCGACGTGGTGACCTTCGGCCGCGGCGCCAGGCCCGAGAACGCGCTCGCGAGCGACGCCGTGCTGCAGGAGAACGGCTACGAGGTGTTCCGAGTGAGTCGCGGCGGCGACGTGACCTGGCACGGGCCGGGCCAGCTCGTGGGCTACCCGATCCTCGACCTGCGCCGCCACGGCTCGGACCTGCACCGCTACCTGCGGGACCTGGAGTCCGTCCTGACGGGGGCGCTCGCGGAGTTCGGCATCGTGGGCCACGTGCGGCCCGGCTTCGCCGGCGTGTGGCTCGACGCGCGCCGGAAGATCGCGTCGATCGGCGTGGGCGTGCGCGACTGGCGCACGCTGCACGGCTTCGCGCTGAACGTCGACTGTGACCTGGGCCGCTTCGGCGCGATCGTGCCGTGCGGGCTCGCGGGCGTGGAGATGGTCAGCATGGCCAGCGTGCTGGGCCGGGCGGTCGACTTCACGGCAGTCACCGAGGCCGTCGAGCGCGGCCTGCGCAAGGTGTTCGCGTGAGCGCGCCCGCGCGGCCGCCGTGGATGCGCGTGCGCTACCAGCAAACGCCGCAGCTCGAGCGGCTGCTCACGCTGGTGCGCGAGGAGAAGCTCCACACGGTGTGTCAGTCCGCGGCCTGCCCGAACCTCGGCGAGTGCTGGGCCCACGGCACCGCCACGTTCATGATCGCCGGCAACCAGTGCACGCGCGCCTGTGGCTTCTGCGACGTGGCCACCGGGCGGCCGGGGCCGCTGGATCCCGGCGAGCCCGCGCGCGTGGCGCACGCGATCCGCGAGCTCGGCCTGCGCTTCGCGGTCGTGACTGCCGTGGCGCGCGACGAGCTCGAGGACGGCGGCGCCGAGCACTTCGCGCACACGATCGCCGCGATCCGCGCGCACGCGCCCGGCTGCCGCGTCGAAGTGCTGATCCCCGACTTCAAGGGCTCGCTGCCTGCCCTCGAGACCGTGCTCGCGGCCTCGCCCGACGTGTTGAATCACAACCTCGAGACGGTCGAGCGCCTGCAGCGTCCCGTGCGCAAGGCCGGGCGCTACGACCGCTCGCTCGCGCTGCTCGCGAACGCCGCGCGCCTGCGGCCCGAAATCCCGACCAAGACGGGCCTCATGCTCGGCCTGGGCGAGATGGCAGACGAGATCCGCAGCGCGCTGCGCGACATCCGCGCGCACGGCTGCCGGCTGCTCACGATCGGCCAGTACCTCGCGCCCAGCCCCAAGCACCTGCCCGTCGCGCGCTGGGTCACGCCCGAGGAGTTCGACGCCTGGGCCGACGAGGCGCGCGGGCTCGGCTTCGACGAGGTGTTCTCGGGGCCGCTCGTCCGCTCCTCGTACCGCGCGGAAAAGCTGGCCAAAGCAGCGGAATCCGGCGCGCGCACGTTGAATCCGACGACCCCTTCCGTATAATCGCGCGCGACTCGGGGGGTCGAGGGACGAGTGCCGGGCAAGGTGGTCAAGGTTCGTCGCGCGGAGCGGCTCGGCTGGGCCGAGCGGCTGTATCTGCCGACGATCTTCGTGGGCCTGGCAGTCACCGCGCGCGTCTTCTTCCGGAACTTCTGGGGCTACATGGTCGGCCGGCCGTCGACCTTCGTGGTGCAGTACCCCGAGCAGAGACTCGACTACTCCGACGCGTTCCGCGGCCACCCCGTGCTGGTGCAGCTCGAGAGCGGCGAGCCCAAGTGCGTGGCGTGCGGGCTGTGTGAGTTCGCCTGTCCCACGGACTGCATCACGATCCTGCCGGCCGAGACGCCGGACGCGATCGAGCGCATTCCGTCGGTGTTCGACATCGACATGTCGCGCTGCATGTTCTGCGGCCTGTGCGAAGAAGCCTGCCCCGAGGAGGCGATCGTGATGAGCCGCGACGTCGAGCTCGCGACCTATGAGCGCGGCGCGATGCTGTGGCACATGAAGGACCTGCTGCGCACCGAGCAGCAGCTCGGCCGCCGGCTCGACCTGATCCGCCGGGACTACGCGCGCTGATGTCGGCGGCGGAAGAGCTGCTCGCAAAGGTGCGCGCGCTGCTCG is part of the Myxococcota bacterium genome and harbors:
- the lipA gene encoding lipoyl synthase; amino-acid sequence: MSAPARPPWMRVRYQQTPQLERLLTLVREEKLHTVCQSAACPNLGECWAHGTATFMIAGNQCTRACGFCDVATGRPGPLDPGEPARVAHAIRELGLRFAVVTAVARDELEDGGAEHFAHTIAAIRAHAPGCRVEVLIPDFKGSLPALETVLAASPDVLNHNLETVERLQRPVRKAGRYDRSLALLANAARLRPEIPTKTGLMLGLGEMADEIRSALRDIRAHGCRLLTIGQYLAPSPKHLPVARWVTPEEFDAWADEARGLGFDEVFSGPLVRSSYRAEKLAKAAESGARTLNPTTPSV
- a CDS encoding 2-oxo acid dehydrogenase subunit E2 → MPKQIRMPKLSDTMEEGRLIAWRKKVGDKVKRGEVLAEIETDKADMEFEAYTEGTLAQIVVEAGATVPVGTLIAVLRLPGEPEDAVTAVAPEAAQPKAAAAAAPAPAAPRPAAPAAAPKPAPAPRPASPAPAPARVELPPAPPGERVTPVFAPDDDRLRATPRARRIAEERSIDLSEVTGSGPAGAILVADLEAYLAQLEGQAPDSDGVRATPLALKMASEEGTDLEAVKGSGPGGRITKSDLLAHWKREKAHSKERESVLYRGTVQLSQKRKALIRNMVRSKAEAPHFYIQMDVATEALRDLRDQLNRDAGDKRPRLTYTHLMLKAAAVALERHPWVNATYRPEENDIALYDAINVGLAVDVQDELVAPTVKDCQGRTVWQLAEEANSLIQRARMRKLQPADYADGTFTISNLGMFGVDRFYAIITPPQSSILSVASIGDRPVVREGRIEIGAMTTLGLAVDHRVIDGVRAAHFLAEIKKLIESPRDLAQDGNDLSH
- the pdhA gene encoding pyruvate dehydrogenase (acetyl-transferring) E1 component subunit alpha — translated: MAIAAADQLTMYRKMVLIRRFEEGVAEAYADGFIGGFTHLYIGQEAVATGSISALNHDDYVIGTYRVHAHALCRDTSPRALMSELYGRSTGICKGKGGSMHFFDASKYMLGGYGIVGGNLPIGVGAALSMQMQQQDRVVMNFFGDGASNQGVFHEALNMAKLWNLGVIFVCENNFYGIGTDVRTSSAFNEIYKKAQGYGIPGHVVNGMDVLAVREKCEELVRFSRQGGGPVLLEARCYRYQGHSMTDAGKYRSVAEAELWKKRDPIPRLAKSMLEAGIVDRAKLEQIQQEVNETVEDAMRFAEASPRPSPEALYEDLYVEGPVA
- a CDS encoding NADH-quinone oxidoreductase subunit I is translated as MPGKVVKVRRAERLGWAERLYLPTIFVGLAVTARVFFRNFWGYMVGRPSTFVVQYPEQRLDYSDAFRGHPVLVQLESGEPKCVACGLCEFACPTDCITILPAETPDAIERIPSVFDIDMSRCMFCGLCEEACPEEAIVMSRDVELATYERGAMLWHMKDLLRTEQQLGRRLDLIRRDYAR
- a CDS encoding alpha-ketoacid dehydrogenase subunit beta: MPELRYYEAVQRALAEEMARDERVFILGEDVGLVGGTFRATEGLMAEFGARRVRDTPIAEAAIIGVAIGAAMTGLRPVAELMTLNFGIVAMDQIINHASKISYMFGGQVHLPLVIRAAAGGGTQKGAQHSHSIESWFVNAPGIRVVLPSTPYDLKGLLKTAIRCDDPVLFIEHEMLYNTKGEVPDEEYLLPFGVADIKRPGRDVTIVAWSKMVHEALKAAELLAAEGIEAEVVDPRTLDPLDLDTILASVMRTRRAVVAEEGWRKVGVGAEISSQIQEALFYELEAPVQRVGAANVPTPYASNLERLALPDAQRIVDAVLKITL
- the lipB gene encoding lipoyl(octanoyl) transferase LipB: METISVTESLEVRRLGRVPYGDALALQESLREALRCGEARETVLLLEHPDVVTFGRGARPENALASDAVLQENGYEVFRVSRGGDVTWHGPGQLVGYPILDLRRHGSDLHRYLRDLESVLTGALAEFGIVGHVRPGFAGVWLDARRKIASIGVGVRDWRTLHGFALNVDCDLGRFGAIVPCGLAGVEMVSMASVLGRAVDFTAVTEAVERGLRKVFA